In the candidate division WOR-3 bacterium genome, one interval contains:
- a CDS encoding methylated-DNA--[protein]-cysteine S-methyltransferase has product MRDYTVKIKSPLGKISIKFKEGKIKEINFLDNKNYKNFEVEGKVEEEFSKVIEEFKNYFVGKKEDFKFSYKLIDLNFIDDFKKKVFMELLKVKWGEVITYSELAEKLGNRNLRRKVGRALSENPYPIIIPCHRVVGKNNLGGFSGGLDWKKKLLKLEGVNIK; this is encoded by the coding sequence ATGAGAGATTACACAGTTAAAATAAAATCACCTCTTGGAAAAATTTCAATTAAATTTAAAGAAGGGAAAATAAAAGAAATAAATTTTCTTGATAATAAAAATTATAAAAATTTTGAAGTTGAAGGGAAAGTTGAAGAAGAATTTTCTAAAGTTATTGAAGAATTCAAAAATTATTTCGTTGGCAAAAAGGAAGATTTTAAGTTTTCCTATAAATTAATAGATTTAAATTTCATTGATGATTTTAAAAAGAAAGTTTTTATGGAACTTTTAAAAGTTAAATGGGGTGAGGTAATTACTTATTCTGAACTTGCTGAAAAATTAGGTAATAGAAATTTAAGGAGAAAAGTGGGTAGGGCTCTTTCAGAAAATCCTTATCCTATAATTATTCCCTGTCACAGGGTTGTAGGGAAAAATAATTTAGGAGGCTTTAGTGGTGGACTTGATTGGAAGAAAAAACTTCTTAAACTTGAAGGAGTAAATATTAAGTGA